The following are encoded in a window of Salinibacter ruber DSM 13855 genomic DNA:
- a CDS encoding trypsin-like peptidase domain-containing protein produces the protein MASSSGRPARLLAGIGLVLVGLLAGVLVMLLAEEESDTAQVARIVERAGTVEEAGTTRTASVPRDWQTDGPPPAALNRLFRDVAEDVTEGVVSIRVASSAEGDGENPLGQPAQNLGSGVVISPEGYIVTNSHVVEGAERIQVRLTDKRQFKARVVGTDASTDLAVIKVDGEDFSVVPFGNSDQVQVGDWVVAVGNPLQLTSTVTAGIVSALGRQLRIIEDQFRIENFIQTDAAINPGNSGGALVNLKGELVGINTAIASRSRRTEGYGFAIPSALVERVVTDLIAYGEVRRGYLGVSILPVDADRAEEIGLRDIRGVYLEEVQSGSAADRAGLEGGDVVISIMGEPVNAPNDLQSLIARQRPGDTVAVEVWRDGTARTFGVELMGEDTPVYQEWLSDLQSGGAPNSDPPEYQPPDDGGADAAVTEVDGWDVGLRPLTDTEASVFDADAGAYVAYVESGGRAAAAGLPRNVVMTRLDDTRIESPADVVQHLSAASGPVLVEVQRRDGTPAFYEIE, from the coding sequence ATGGCCTCGTCTTCGGGACGCCCCGCACGACTGCTTGCCGGAATCGGGCTCGTACTGGTGGGCCTGCTGGCCGGGGTCCTCGTGATGTTGCTGGCCGAGGAGGAATCGGACACGGCCCAGGTGGCCCGCATCGTGGAGCGTGCGGGGACGGTGGAGGAGGCCGGCACCACCCGGACGGCCTCGGTCCCGCGCGACTGGCAGACGGACGGGCCGCCGCCCGCGGCCCTCAACCGGCTCTTTCGGGACGTTGCTGAGGATGTGACCGAGGGAGTGGTCTCCATCCGGGTCGCGTCCAGCGCGGAGGGGGACGGGGAGAATCCCCTCGGGCAGCCGGCACAGAATCTCGGAAGCGGGGTGGTGATCAGTCCGGAGGGCTACATCGTGACGAACAGCCACGTGGTGGAGGGGGCAGAGCGCATCCAGGTGCGACTGACCGACAAGCGCCAGTTCAAGGCCCGAGTGGTGGGCACGGACGCGTCCACCGACCTTGCGGTGATCAAGGTGGACGGGGAGGACTTTTCGGTGGTGCCGTTCGGCAACTCGGACCAGGTGCAGGTGGGCGACTGGGTGGTGGCGGTCGGCAACCCCCTCCAACTCACCTCGACCGTCACGGCCGGAATTGTAAGCGCGCTGGGCCGCCAGTTGCGGATCATCGAGGACCAGTTCCGGATCGAGAATTTCATTCAGACCGACGCGGCCATCAACCCGGGCAATTCGGGCGGGGCCCTCGTCAACCTGAAGGGGGAGCTCGTGGGCATCAACACCGCCATCGCCAGCCGGAGCCGGCGGACGGAAGGCTACGGCTTCGCGATTCCCTCGGCCCTCGTGGAGCGGGTGGTTACCGACCTCATCGCGTACGGCGAGGTGCGACGCGGGTACCTGGGCGTCAGCATTCTGCCGGTGGACGCGGATCGGGCCGAAGAGATCGGCCTGCGCGACATCCGCGGGGTGTACCTGGAGGAGGTGCAGTCGGGAAGTGCGGCGGACCGGGCCGGCCTAGAAGGGGGCGACGTGGTGATCTCCATCATGGGGGAGCCGGTGAACGCGCCCAACGACCTTCAGAGCCTGATCGCCCGCCAGCGCCCCGGTGACACGGTCGCGGTGGAGGTGTGGCGGGACGGCACAGCACGCACGTTCGGTGTGGAGCTGATGGGCGAGGACACGCCGGTGTATCAGGAGTGGCTGAGCGACCTTCAGTCGGGGGGTGCCCCCAATTCGGATCCGCCGGAATACCAGCCGCCCGACGACGGAGGGGCGGACGCGGCCGTAACCGAGGTGGACGGATGGGACGTCGGACTGCGTCCACTGACGGACACGGAGGCCTCTGTCTTCGACGCGGATGCTGGGGCGTACGTCGCGTACGTGGAAAGCGGTGGACGGGCGGCGGCCGCCGGCCTGCCCCGCAACGTCGTGATGACCCGCCTCGACGACACCCGCATTGAGTCCCCTGCCGATGTCGTCCAGCATCTGTCGGCGGCCAGCGGGCCGGTGCTCGTGGAGGTGCAGCGCCGCGACGGCACGCCGGCCTTCTACGAGATTGAATAG
- a CDS encoding ATP-binding protein: MDDWSEISPLHFPKSEAISVFVDDVGTLWLGDQLRLFRYAARAGADVPDPAPPGFAPLIRRLIAPKDNRLLYGGTPHREDPGSPLPVRYGEDLRVRVASPQYGTTTPPEYRYRLLGRDDEWSDWSSAPTRRFNDFWEGTYRLQVQARNERGQLSRITSFPLEIIPPWYRSIWAYLVYGLGFLGLAYGARRFYIVKEEKRQARRRVQKLERERVVAERLKKANDRLREANRLKEDFLATTSHELRTPLTNILGSLEVLRGMMEGEETEFLDMIEENGKRLKRTLNALLDLSMLRSGEEDVELTPTSLDECVERVASDLRADAEEKGLSFRVDLSGAPMWADLDEQYLEQILRNLIENAIKYTDEGVVAVSTGTAEGRVYAEVEDTGIGIDEAFLPDLFEEFKQESRGRSRTYEGNGLGLAISARLADQMDGAIRVETEKHKGSRFRVEFPRSSEPAEAGAEG, encoded by the coding sequence GTGGACGACTGGAGTGAGATCTCACCGCTTCACTTTCCAAAGTCAGAAGCGATCTCTGTTTTCGTTGACGACGTCGGCACGCTCTGGCTCGGGGACCAACTGCGCCTCTTCCGCTACGCGGCCCGGGCAGGGGCCGATGTCCCGGATCCCGCGCCCCCCGGCTTTGCGCCGCTGATCCGCCGGCTCATTGCCCCGAAGGACAACCGCCTCCTGTACGGGGGCACCCCCCATCGCGAGGACCCCGGGTCCCCGCTCCCCGTCCGGTACGGCGAGGACCTCAGGGTGCGGGTCGCCTCCCCGCAGTACGGCACCACCACCCCCCCCGAATACCGCTACAGGCTCCTGGGCCGAGACGACGAGTGGAGTGACTGGTCCTCCGCTCCGACCCGACGCTTCAACGACTTCTGGGAGGGAACGTATCGGCTCCAGGTGCAGGCCCGCAACGAACGCGGGCAGCTGAGTCGCATCACGTCCTTCCCCCTTGAAATCATTCCGCCCTGGTACCGGTCGATCTGGGCCTACCTGGTGTACGGCCTCGGATTCCTGGGGCTGGCCTACGGCGCGCGGCGCTTCTACATCGTCAAGGAAGAGAAGCGCCAGGCCCGCCGTCGGGTCCAGAAGTTGGAGCGGGAGCGGGTCGTCGCGGAGCGGCTCAAGAAGGCCAACGACCGGCTGCGGGAGGCCAATCGCCTCAAGGAGGATTTCCTCGCCACCACCTCGCACGAGCTGCGCACGCCGCTCACCAACATCCTCGGCTCCCTGGAGGTCCTCCGGGGCATGATGGAGGGGGAGGAGACCGAGTTTCTGGACATGATCGAGGAGAATGGCAAGCGCCTCAAGCGGACCCTGAACGCCCTTCTCGACCTGTCGATGTTGCGCTCTGGGGAGGAGGACGTGGAGCTGACGCCGACGTCCCTGGATGAGTGCGTGGAACGTGTGGCGTCGGACCTTCGGGCGGACGCGGAAGAGAAGGGCCTCTCGTTCCGCGTGGACCTCTCGGGGGCCCCCATGTGGGCCGATCTCGACGAGCAGTACCTGGAACAGATCCTCCGGAATCTGATCGAGAACGCCATCAAGTACACCGACGAGGGCGTCGTGGCCGTGTCGACGGGCACCGCCGAGGGGCGCGTCTACGCGGAGGTGGAGGACACGGGCATCGGCATTGACGAGGCGTTCCTGCCGGACCTCTTCGAGGAGTTCAAGCAGGAGTCGCGAGGGCGGTCGCGCACCTACGAGGGAAACGGCCTCGGCCTCGCCATCTCGGCGCGCTTGGCGGACCAGATGGACGGGGCCATCCGGGTCGAGACGGAGAAGCACAAGGGCAGCCGGTTTCGGGTGGAGTTCCCGCGGTCGTCGGAGCCGGCGGAGGCCGGCGCGGAAGGGTAG
- a CDS encoding histone deacetylase family protein: protein MRVSYCDGYYVPLPEGHPFPMAKFPALHQRLLDEDLIRPTDVVAPRQADWTDLRRVHTADYLTHLAEGSLSDHAERRMGLPWSERLVYRSRLAVQGTINAALMALTDGVAANLAGGTHHAFPGHGEGFCVLNDVAVAIRVLQAACWAQRVLIVDLDVHQGNANAAVFADDASVFTFSMHGAKNYPFEKPPSSLDVPLDDATGDQSYLDTLRSYLPQTLDAVQPDLVFYLGGIDVATDDRFGRLSLTREGLHARDRYVLEQIQAHNHPVALLLSGGYADTPETTADLHAIMYREAARVFETPRSSTVN from the coding sequence ATGCGCGTCAGTTACTGCGACGGCTACTATGTCCCCCTGCCGGAGGGGCATCCGTTTCCGATGGCCAAGTTCCCCGCCCTCCACCAGCGGCTTCTGGACGAGGACCTCATTCGTCCGACGGACGTGGTGGCGCCCCGACAGGCCGACTGGACGGACCTGCGACGCGTCCATACCGCCGACTACCTGACGCACCTTGCCGAGGGCAGCCTGTCCGATCACGCCGAGCGACGCATGGGCCTCCCGTGGTCGGAGCGCCTCGTGTACCGGTCCCGGCTGGCCGTACAGGGCACCATTAACGCGGCCCTCATGGCGCTCACGGACGGCGTCGCGGCCAACCTGGCGGGCGGCACCCACCACGCCTTTCCCGGTCACGGCGAGGGCTTCTGCGTACTCAACGACGTGGCCGTCGCCATTCGCGTGCTGCAGGCCGCATGCTGGGCCCAGCGCGTCCTCATCGTGGACCTGGACGTGCACCAGGGCAACGCCAACGCGGCCGTCTTTGCGGACGACGCCTCGGTCTTTACCTTCTCGATGCACGGGGCGAAGAACTACCCGTTCGAAAAGCCCCCGTCTTCCCTCGACGTGCCCCTCGACGATGCAACCGGCGACCAGTCGTATCTCGACACGCTGCGGTCGTATCTCCCTCAGACCCTGGACGCCGTCCAGCCGGACCTGGTGTTCTACCTCGGGGGCATCGACGTCGCGACGGACGACCGGTTTGGGCGCCTCTCCCTGACCCGCGAAGGCCTTCACGCCCGCGACCGGTACGTGCTGGAGCAGATTCAGGCCCACAACCATCCGGTGGCACTCCTTCTCTCGGGGGGATACGCCGACACCCCCGAGACCACCGCCGACCTCCACGCCATCATGTACCGGGAGGCCGCCCGCGTTTTCGAGACGCCCCGCTCCTCCACGGTCAACTAG
- the prmC gene encoding peptide chain release factor N(5)-glutamine methyltransferase has protein sequence MEHPPGSDAETAEASPTRLELIDRAARRLGAADRSAPRRTAEWLLAELLDCDRAHLYAHPDRTVAAAAAEQFHRMVGRRVQGEPLQHILGYASFYGLRLRVSPDVMVPRPETETVVDRALTCIEEVSRPRVLDAGTGSGCIALALKHERPDAEVHACDVSTDALAVARANAQDLGLDVRFFEGDLCAEVPAATPRDVDLLVSNPPYIPDAEAESLPPVVREYDPDRSLFAGRDPLRFYRALVRWVSACCVPGGSFVLEVHAEHAAEVERLFRGEEGVGAVHTEEDLSGRPRIVWGRTERATAS, from the coding sequence ATGGAGCATCCACCAGGGTCGGACGCGGAGACCGCCGAGGCGTCCCCGACGCGACTTGAACTGATCGACCGCGCGGCCCGGCGGCTGGGGGCGGCGGACCGATCGGCCCCGCGTCGAACGGCGGAGTGGCTGCTGGCAGAGCTGCTGGACTGCGACCGGGCGCACCTGTACGCCCACCCCGACCGGACGGTCGCCGCGGCGGCGGCAGAGCAGTTCCACAGGATGGTGGGGCGCCGCGTGCAGGGGGAGCCGCTGCAGCACATCCTCGGGTACGCCTCTTTTTACGGGCTGCGACTGCGGGTGTCCCCGGACGTGATGGTGCCGCGCCCCGAGACGGAGACGGTCGTCGACCGGGCGCTCACTTGCATCGAGGAGGTGTCGAGGCCCCGGGTGCTCGACGCCGGCACGGGAAGCGGGTGCATTGCCCTCGCCCTCAAGCATGAACGGCCCGACGCGGAGGTGCATGCCTGCGACGTCAGTACGGACGCCCTTGCGGTGGCCCGGGCCAATGCCCAAGACTTGGGCCTCGACGTTCGGTTTTTCGAGGGCGACCTGTGTGCCGAGGTGCCGGCCGCGACGCCGCGAGACGTGGATCTTTTGGTCTCCAACCCGCCCTACATTCCCGACGCGGAGGCCGAGTCGTTGCCGCCCGTCGTGCGGGAGTACGACCCCGATCGTTCGCTTTTCGCCGGCCGCGATCCGCTTCGTTTCTACCGCGCCCTCGTCCGTTGGGTGTCGGCGTGTTGTGTGCCCGGGGGCTCGTTCGTTTTGGAAGTGCACGCCGAGCACGCCGCCGAGGTGGAGCGGCTGTTCCGCGGAGAAGAGGGCGTGGGGGCGGTGCACACCGAGGAGGACCTGAGCGGGCGGCCGCGCATCGTGTGGGGGCGGACCGAGCGGGCAACGGCTAGTTGA
- a CDS encoding acylphosphatase produces the protein METGTEKRVSARITGRVQGVGFRNFTRRRARRLDVTGWVRNESDGSVRLEAEGPTDALESLIEAVHEGPRTARVETVDVDWSDAADAFEGFRVRR, from the coding sequence ATGGAGACAGGGACGGAAAAGCGGGTGTCCGCACGAATTACAGGGCGCGTGCAGGGCGTTGGGTTTCGCAACTTTACACGGCGGCGGGCCCGGCGGCTGGACGTCACCGGCTGGGTGCGCAACGAATCCGACGGGTCGGTGCGGTTGGAGGCCGAGGGGCCCACAGATGCGCTCGAATCGCTCATTGAGGCCGTGCACGAGGGCCCGCGGACGGCGCGTGTAGAGACGGTCGACGTGGACTGGTCCGACGCCGCCGACGCGTTTGAGGGGTTTCGGGTGCGTCGCTGA
- a CDS encoding phenylalanine 4-monooxygenase, whose product MSSDTVESTPDEERSAFETAQEEQEDVDPRTIPQTLEEPPPVGDEIEYPDYPDEDHETWQILVERQMEQLPGRACEAYMRGQDVLGLEGDRIPDLADLSRRLNEETGWEVANVPGLIHEKNFFSLLSQRKFPSTNYVRGREELDYTPAPDCFHDIFGHMPMLTQPEFADFYQLYGQAAQNAEGADRPRLERFHWFTVEFGLIQEQGEKRIFGAGIVSSNEEVTHALSEEVTLHPFDPEHIVEKDDYEVYNLQEELFVLDSFEQLVDGFRDWTSKNGLL is encoded by the coding sequence ATGAGTAGCGACACCGTCGAGAGCACCCCGGACGAAGAGCGATCGGCCTTCGAAACGGCCCAGGAGGAGCAGGAGGACGTCGATCCGCGCACCATTCCGCAGACGTTGGAGGAGCCACCCCCGGTGGGGGACGAGATCGAGTATCCGGACTACCCGGACGAGGACCACGAGACGTGGCAGATTCTCGTGGAGCGCCAGATGGAGCAGCTTCCGGGCCGGGCCTGCGAGGCGTACATGCGAGGGCAGGACGTGCTGGGGCTGGAGGGGGATCGAATTCCGGACCTGGCCGACCTGAGCCGGCGCCTCAACGAGGAGACCGGATGGGAGGTGGCCAACGTGCCGGGTCTCATCCACGAAAAGAATTTCTTCTCGCTGCTGTCGCAGCGCAAGTTTCCCTCCACCAACTACGTCCGTGGGCGGGAGGAGCTCGACTACACCCCGGCTCCGGACTGCTTCCACGACATCTTCGGGCACATGCCGATGCTCACGCAGCCGGAGTTTGCGGACTTCTACCAGCTCTACGGCCAGGCGGCCCAGAACGCGGAGGGGGCCGACCGTCCCCGCCTGGAGCGGTTTCACTGGTTCACGGTGGAGTTTGGGCTGATTCAGGAACAGGGGGAGAAGCGCATCTTCGGGGCGGGCATCGTGTCGTCCAACGAGGAGGTGACGCACGCCCTCTCCGAAGAGGTGACGCTCCACCCCTTCGATCCCGAGCACATCGTCGAGAAAGACGACTACGAGGTCTACAACCTGCAGGAGGAGCTCTTCGTCCTCGACTCCTTCGAGCAGCTCGTGGACGGCTTCCGCGACTGGACCTCGAAGAACGGGTTGCTGTAG
- a CDS encoding ABC transporter permease, which translates to MFRGRAFRTWTHVVAGACGIALLFLVVMVMAEAVIGEGARVTRAGLTVSAAAFLGYIGIAWLIRRDDARP; encoded by the coding sequence ATGTTCCGCGGACGCGCATTCCGGACCTGGACACACGTCGTCGCTGGGGCCTGTGGCATCGCCCTTCTCTTCCTCGTCGTGATGGTGATGGCCGAAGCGGTGATTGGGGAGGGGGCGCGAGTCACGCGGGCGGGCCTCACGGTAAGTGCGGCGGCGTTCCTCGGGTACATCGGGATCGCCTGGCTGATCCGCCGCGACGACGCCCGCCCGTAG
- a CDS encoding thioredoxin family protein: MALTESTMMDLGQSAPDFSLPVANPEVDDRGDAQRSLADYDEADALVVVFMCNHCPYVQHIEGALIDVAQEYQDRGVQFVGICSNDPERYPDDSFDNMAERAREKGYPFPYLQDETQEVATAYKAACTPDIYVFDDDRALAYRGRFDDTRPDGDEAHGDDLRQALDELLADGAVTMEQAPSMGCNIKWKPNSTPAHAAQ, from the coding sequence ATGGCGCTTACCGAATCGACAATGATGGACCTGGGCCAATCGGCCCCCGACTTCTCGTTGCCCGTGGCCAATCCCGAGGTTGACGATCGGGGCGACGCACAGCGCTCGCTCGCAGACTACGACGAGGCCGACGCCCTCGTCGTCGTGTTCATGTGCAACCACTGCCCGTACGTGCAGCACATCGAGGGGGCCCTGATTGACGTGGCGCAGGAGTATCAGGACCGAGGCGTGCAGTTTGTTGGCATTTGCTCGAACGACCCGGAGCGTTACCCGGACGACTCGTTCGACAACATGGCCGAGCGGGCCCGCGAAAAGGGCTACCCGTTTCCGTACCTCCAGGATGAGACGCAGGAGGTCGCCACGGCCTACAAGGCGGCCTGCACGCCGGACATTTACGTCTTCGACGACGATCGTGCGCTCGCCTACCGGGGGCGCTTCGACGATACGCGCCCCGACGGGGACGAGGCACACGGGGACGACCTCCGCCAGGCCCTCGACGAGCTTCTCGCCGACGGCGCGGTGACGATGGAGCAGGCCCCCTCCATGGGGTGCAACATCAAGTGGAAGCCCAACTCGACCCCGGCCCACGCGGCGCAATGA
- the nadD gene encoding nicotinate (nicotinamide) nucleotide adenylyltransferase, whose protein sequence is MTVGLFGGSFNPPHVAHLVVAEVVRDQFGLDEVWWIPNATPPHKPNDELAAVQHRLAMTERTVEGNPAFRVCGVEVERDGVSYTVETLRVLQDQHPDTDFALILGSDSLDHFADWHRPDEIAERVPFIVYKRPGAIESVADPRFVNDVRYAAAPVMEISGTEVRARRRAGRSIRYLVPEAVRAYIDTHDLYRPTD, encoded by the coding sequence ATGACTGTTGGTCTTTTTGGGGGGTCCTTCAACCCGCCCCACGTCGCCCACCTCGTCGTCGCGGAGGTCGTCCGCGATCAGTTCGGGCTCGACGAGGTGTGGTGGATTCCCAACGCGACCCCGCCCCACAAGCCAAACGACGAGCTGGCGGCCGTACAGCATCGACTGGCGATGACCGAGCGCACGGTGGAGGGCAACCCGGCGTTCCGCGTGTGTGGCGTGGAGGTGGAACGGGACGGCGTGTCGTACACGGTCGAGACACTCCGTGTCCTGCAGGACCAGCATCCCGACACGGACTTTGCTCTCATCCTCGGCAGTGACAGTCTCGACCACTTTGCCGATTGGCACCGGCCCGACGAGATTGCCGAGCGCGTGCCGTTCATCGTGTACAAGCGCCCAGGGGCCATCGAGTCGGTTGCCGACCCCCGTTTTGTGAACGACGTCCGGTACGCGGCTGCGCCCGTCATGGAGATCTCGGGGACCGAGGTCCGCGCCCGCCGCCGGGCCGGCCGGTCCATCCGGTATCTGGTGCCGGAGGCGGTACGCGCCTACATCGACACGCATGATCTCTACCGCCCGACGGACTGA
- a CDS encoding outer membrane protein assembly factor BamD: MRTSAFVPVLLFALLGALVGCSGGTELTYSGPEEAYKKGVAEMEEGDHQQAIRFFRAVFEYGRGNEWAPDARFKLAMAQRGLNKHLVAANEFQRFTQLYRNDELLPRAEFERANSYYLRSPSYRLDQSDSEQAISLFRLFIDRHPNHELVPEAEEKINELRAKLARKKYEAGRLYEQRDMWQAATTVYERAFDQYPDTPWADDALLGAVRTYIRYADRSVESKQAERYQKAIENYNRLTQLFPESTLLGRAEDLYSEAREKLDRAQAQQGEQSLAQEDASSGSN, translated from the coding sequence ATGCGTACGTCGGCTTTCGTTCCCGTTTTGCTGTTTGCGCTTCTCGGGGCCCTCGTCGGATGCTCGGGGGGCACCGAGCTTACCTACAGTGGGCCGGAGGAGGCGTACAAGAAGGGGGTCGCCGAGATGGAGGAGGGCGATCACCAGCAGGCCATTCGCTTCTTCCGGGCCGTGTTCGAGTACGGGCGGGGCAACGAGTGGGCCCCCGACGCGCGCTTCAAGCTCGCCATGGCGCAGCGTGGGCTGAACAAGCATCTGGTGGCCGCGAACGAGTTTCAGCGCTTCACCCAGCTCTACCGCAACGACGAGCTTCTCCCTCGGGCCGAGTTCGAACGGGCCAACTCGTACTACCTCCGGTCCCCCTCGTACCGGCTCGACCAGTCGGACTCGGAGCAGGCCATCTCCCTCTTTCGTCTCTTCATTGACCGGCATCCGAACCACGAACTCGTGCCGGAGGCCGAAGAGAAAATCAACGAGCTTCGGGCAAAGCTCGCCCGCAAGAAGTACGAGGCGGGCCGGCTCTACGAGCAGCGGGACATGTGGCAGGCCGCCACGACGGTCTACGAACGGGCCTTCGATCAGTACCCGGATACCCCCTGGGCCGACGACGCGTTGCTTGGCGCGGTCCGGACGTACATTCGGTACGCGGACCGAAGCGTGGAGAGCAAGCAGGCCGAGCGCTACCAGAAAGCGATTGAGAACTACAACCGGCTCACGCAGCTCTTCCCCGAGAGCACCCTCCTCGGACGGGCGGAAGACCTCTACAGCGAGGCCCGTGAGAAGCTCGACCGCGCCCAGGCGCAGCAGGGGGAGCAGTCGCTGGCGCAGGAAGATGCGTCGAGCGGCTCCAATTGA
- a CDS encoding ABC transporter substrate-binding protein produces the protein MATRRSGPVCVFGFLLLLSIGMPGTSAHAQQAEAISEIENAELLFEEGVAAFERGEYATAHERFRLVSEYALNRKTTAALLMDGKALVQLGRYRDAIGRLEALLNQYAETTYRDEAERLLERARRRLQEETQAQDTLRVGVTLPMGAAEVSLSQALFNGIRLAVDEHNGLRRRYIRPPGLRTEADTFEVYDTARLAGDSLAAADGETTVAAPADTVRVDSLRVVAEQVERPDWVAKMYFRRTGPRPKTARAAVDSLVRLDDVDVILGPIRSRVARPAGERAEAARVPLVAPMATDESVSEGKNYVFQANPTIPDRGRIMARTAKNGLLIDRVGIVYEAGNGLSARMAEGFREEARRQDLTVPLSIPLQGARDWSRLPTLIEDSTLIETNARRARRDSATIDSLLAETEALYLPVSGRGTAGKIQGALTGLRQILPGKRVLGNAEWHDLPFKEAASAAIATYTNGFYVQTDRPAVQRFVRRYRLLTGSPPDELATSGRRLAYVGYDVARFLLTTLSPSGTGPTPRALRTAPTYEGIGMRIGFQGENANQALFIHRYRDQRTELLR, from the coding sequence ATGGCAACTCGCCGCTCCGGACCGGTCTGTGTATTTGGGTTCCTTCTGCTTCTAAGCATCGGCATGCCGGGGACATCGGCGCACGCCCAGCAGGCGGAGGCCATCTCCGAAATCGAAAATGCGGAGCTGCTGTTCGAGGAAGGGGTCGCAGCGTTCGAGCGGGGCGAGTACGCGACGGCGCACGAGCGCTTCCGGTTGGTGAGCGAGTACGCGCTCAACCGCAAGACCACGGCCGCCCTGCTCATGGATGGGAAGGCCCTCGTGCAGCTGGGGCGCTACCGGGACGCGATCGGCCGGCTCGAGGCCCTCCTCAACCAGTATGCGGAGACGACATACCGGGACGAGGCGGAGCGGCTCCTGGAGCGGGCCCGGCGTCGCCTTCAGGAAGAGACGCAGGCCCAAGATACCCTCCGCGTTGGCGTGACGCTTCCGATGGGGGCCGCGGAGGTGTCCCTGTCCCAGGCCCTGTTCAACGGCATTCGGCTCGCGGTCGACGAGCACAACGGCCTCCGACGGCGGTACATCCGGCCGCCCGGCCTGCGGACGGAGGCCGACACCTTCGAGGTCTACGACACGGCCCGCCTTGCGGGGGACAGCCTCGCGGCGGCGGACGGGGAAACCACCGTGGCGGCGCCGGCCGATACGGTCCGGGTCGACTCGTTGCGGGTCGTCGCGGAGCAGGTCGAGCGCCCGGACTGGGTCGCCAAGATGTACTTCCGCCGGACGGGCCCGCGGCCCAAGACCGCACGGGCGGCGGTCGACTCCCTCGTGCGGCTCGACGACGTGGACGTGATTCTGGGGCCCATCCGGAGCCGCGTGGCGCGGCCGGCGGGGGAGCGGGCCGAGGCCGCCCGCGTGCCCCTGGTGGCGCCGATGGCCACCGACGAGAGTGTCTCCGAGGGGAAAAACTACGTCTTCCAGGCCAACCCCACGATCCCGGACCGCGGGCGGATCATGGCGCGGACCGCAAAGAATGGGCTTCTCATCGACCGCGTCGGGATCGTCTACGAGGCGGGCAACGGCCTGAGTGCGCGCATGGCCGAAGGGTTCCGGGAAGAAGCCCGTCGGCAGGACCTGACGGTGCCCCTGAGCATCCCGCTACAAGGGGCGCGGGACTGGTCGCGGCTGCCCACCCTCATCGAAGACTCGACCCTCATCGAAACCAACGCCCGCCGGGCCCGGCGGGACTCCGCCACCATCGACTCCCTGCTGGCCGAGACGGAGGCGCTCTATCTCCCCGTGTCGGGCCGGGGCACGGCGGGGAAGATTCAGGGCGCCCTCACGGGCCTTCGCCAAATTCTCCCCGGGAAACGGGTGCTCGGCAACGCCGAGTGGCACGACCTTCCCTTCAAGGAGGCGGCCAGTGCGGCCATCGCCACGTACACGAACGGCTTCTACGTGCAGACGGATCGGCCGGCCGTGCAGCGGTTCGTCCGCCGGTACCGCCTGCTCACGGGCAGCCCCCCGGACGAACTCGCCACCAGTGGCCGTCGCCTGGCCTACGTGGGCTACGACGTCGCCCGCTTTTTGCTAACCACCCTCTCGCCGTCGGGCACCGGGCCCACCCCCCGGGCGCTGCGGACCGCCCCGACGTACGAAGGGATTGGCATGCGCATTGGCTTCCAGGGAGAAAATGCAAACCAGGCGCTGTTCATCCACCGGTACCGCGACCAACGGACGGAGCTCCTCCGCTAG